The Pirellulales bacterium sequence GTGGCGCGGACGAACCGGACAATTTGGCGCTAGCGTGCGTGCATTGCAACCTGCACAAAGGTCCCAATCTTGCTGGGATCGACCCGTTATCGGCGGACCTTACGCGACTCTTCCATCCAAGAAAGGATTCATGGATTGAGCATTTCAGCATCGATCAAGATGTCATCGTAGGCCGCACGGCAATTGGCCGGACGACCGTCGCCGTACTCAATATGAACGGCTCTCATCAGGTCGAGCTACGAAGGCTACTGCATCGCGGCTAGTTCGACTGCCTGCCGCGTCTACCCAAAAATTCGATCGCGGCGGGCCTGGTTCCAGGCCAGCTTCTCGGCGCGTGTCATTTTGGCGAAGTCGGGCTCGCCCTGCGCGGCTGGCGACACATGCGATCCCCGCTTCGCCGCCGGCTTGTTGTCGCATTGGCACGCGTGGTGACTCGGTCCGCCACAGCCGCAAGACGCTGCCGTTTGGGCCGTGTCCTTTGCTGACGCGCTTGCCGAGTTGGCCGTGATCGCGCGCGGCAGGCTGACGCTCGCGCCGCCGTAACTCATCACCGCCGTCTGCAACACCGAGTCGTCGGCCAAGGACCGCTGCGGGCGAATCCCCAATCGCTGCAAGACGCCGTGATACGCCCGCACCGCTTCCTCGGGCGAGATCGCTCCCTCGACGATCAATCGCAAGAACTCGACGAACGCCAGTTGGCTCTCGGCGCTGTTGATCTTGCGGCCAAACAGGGCCACGCGGGCGCCGTACTTTTGCGCTTCGGCGATCAGCTTGAAGGCGTCGTACGTGGTGCCCGCGCCGCCGCCGAGAATGCCCACGATCAGTTGCGGATCGTAGGCGACCAGTTCCTCCATCGCCTTGGGGCCGTGATACACCACCTTGAGGAACACCGGCCGCCCCGGCCCCGCCACGCCCGCCAAGGTGCGGGTGATCGAGTCGTTCACAAACTGCGGCACCTGCTCGGGCGTGAGACCCTGCGGCGCGTTGGGATCAAACACCTCCAGGAAGTGTCGAAAGCCCTTGCGCTCCGCCTCGGCGCGAAACGCGCCATACGCTTCGAGCGAGGCCAGGTCTTCGTCCAGCCGATTGTTGAACGTGACGCTGTACAGCCCCAGGTTCGCGCCGCGCTGCCGCTCGTTGGGATCGCAATCGAGATGCCCGCACATGACGTGATCGAGACTGGCCGAGCGAAACGGCCGCGACGGCTCTTGAATGTACGCGCCGCCGCGGACCACGAAGATGTCGCTGGTGTCGTTGGCCCGCACCGCCGGCGTCACATGGCTCGACTCGAACAGCCGCTCGCCAAGGGTCAGCACATGATTGGTGCTGGACGACATCAGCATGATGTCGACCAACCCCTGCCGCACAATCTCGCGAATCTGCGCGCGGTACTCGGTGAGCGTGCGAAAGCGAACTTCGCCGGCGTGCGACTCGGGCGACAACCCCGGCGAGCCGATGCCATACGCCATGTCGGCGTCTTTGGCGTCGGCGATGATGAAGTCCTTGGCGCCAGATGGATTGGCGTGAATCGCGGCCAGCTTTTGGTCGAGCGATTTTTGCATGGCTGTTCGCTCCTTTACTTGGCGGCACCGATGCGGCCTAGCACGGTGTCGATGGTTTGCCTCAGCACCTGGCCGCTCTTCTTGAGCGCCTGAACCTCCTTGGGCCACAGCTCAAACTCGTGCGTCTCCAGCACTCCGGCCCGGCCTACCACGGTGGGCACAGAGAGGGCCACGTCGCGCAGGCCGTAGCACCCTTCTTGCACGCTGGAGACCGGCAGCACGCGCCGGCGATCGAGCGCGATCGATTCGATCACCTCTTGAATCGCCAGTCCCACGGCAAAGCCAGCGCCTCCCTTCTTCTTGATAACCTCGGCGCCCGATCCTTTGGTCCGCTGAAACAACTCGTCGACCAGTTTGGGGGCCCAACGAGGATGCTTCTCCACCGGCAGGCCACCGATGGTGGCGCTCGACCAGATCGGAACCATGCTATCGCCATGTTCGCCCAGGATCAGCGCGCTCACTTGCGTCGGCGGCGCGACGAGCCGCTCGGCGATCAAGCTGCGAAAGCGAATCGTGTCGAGCTGCGTCCCCAGGCCAATCACCTGCGACGACGGCAACCGCAGTCGCTGCGCCGCCAGGTAAGTCAGCACGTCGACCGGATTGGAGACGACCAGCACCACGGCGTCTTTGCGGTAACCGGCGCTCTCGATCTGCCCCAGGATGCTCATGAACAGATCGACGTTGCGATTGATCAAGTCGAGCCGGCTCTCGTCGGGCTTGCGCCGCAGGCCAGCGGTGATGCAAATCAGATCGCTGTCCTTCACCTGTTCGTAACCGCCGGAGGTGATGGTCTGATCGGCCATCAGGGTGGCGCCGTGCAGCAGGTCGAGCGCTTGCCCGGCCGCCATCTCGGCGTTGGCGTCGAGCAGGGCGATCTCGCGGACCACGCGTCCGGTTTGCAGCGCAAACGCGGTACACGAGCCCACCAATCCGCCGCCGCCAATAATGCTGACTTTCATTTCACCGTTCCGATCTATTCCCGAATTGTCGTTCCCCACCTCGCCCCCGCGCAGCCGGGGCAGAGGTCGCGGTCGCCCAGCCGCGGGCTAGGGGCCTTATCCGCCCCAATCACCTGCTCCACTAAATCTCCTGCTCACATCCGTGTCACACTGGCGATGCAATCGCTTCACCTCGTGTGCCACTGGCTTTGCCAGTGCTTTCTTCGATTCTTCTCGGCGTCTCCGCGCCTCCGCGGTTCGACTTCCTTCACTCTGCCCCCACTTCCACCCAATCCAGAATTGCCGCGTTGTAAGCGTCGATCGGTTTGCCCGCCGGGTCGAATGGCTGCGCCGCCTCGCGTCCTTCGCTGAGCGCGATCAGGCTGCCGTGGCCGGCGCCCAACTCGTCGTACACCACCAGCGGCTCTTGCTGCTCGGGCGACTCGCCGCGCAGGTTCGCCAGCGATTGCGGAATCGCCAGTCGTAGCCGCGCGCCCTGCATCGTGGGATGCTGCCGCGCGAGGGTCACTGTTCCGATCACCTTGGCAATTTGCATAGCGATTTATTTCAACGCCTCTCGGTACTGCGGCGGACATTCGCAAGCGCCGCTCGAAAACTCAATCACCGCCGACTCCATTTGATAGCTGCTCTTGCCGCGCGGTTGGATCACCAGCACGTTGGGGCCAATCGCGGCGCGCGCCCGGCGCATCGAGTCGGCGCAGCCGACCGCGACCGCCCGCACGCCCGGATGGCGGTTGGCCAGCACCAGCGCTACCTGCGGCTCGCCAGTGAACAACACACCGCGGTCCCCTCCCAATCGCACGCGGTCGGCCAGTTCGCTCACCACGCCAGCCAGTCCCACCCGCGGCAGTTGCTCCACGGTGGCCAAGCGCGGTTTGACACGCGCCACCAGCGCCGCCGGATCAAAGTGTGTCTCGGCCACACCTATCACCAGGCGCGCCGCGGGCGCGGCTTTCGTCGCCGCTTCCGCCGCGTCGCCGCGTCGCAGTGCAATCTTTCGCTCGCGCAACAGGTCGCGCGCCGCGGGGGTCACCACCGCGCGGGCCGCCACGGACACGGTCGCGACCCCGGCAAGCCGACCTTCCAGCAGGCGCGTGGTCACTACCCGTTCTGTCAGCAAGAGCGATCGCTCGTCCGTTGTTGGCGGCGACTTCATCGTGGCTTCGATTCGGGTCGCGACTCGGGACTCGGCGCCGGCCAACCGCGCCAGCACTTCGCGCACGATCGCTTCCACATCGCTCGCGGCGACGCGTGTTCGACCGTTCTGGCTGGCGCTGTCGCTCATTCGTCGCACAGTCCCAATACGCTCCAGCGCACCGGCGTGGTGTCGCCCAGTAGTGTTTGCACCAGGGCGCCGTCGCTGGTGATCAGCACCCGGTCGCCGCGCCCCGCCCCGAGTTGATCGACCGCCAACAGCGGATTGCCGTCTGCCGAAGCGCCGTCGGCCATCAATGGCTGCACCACCAACAGCTTGGTCCCGGCCATCGTCTTGTGCTTTACCGTGGCGGTCGCCGCGCCAACCACTTGAGCCATCTGCATCGACCGCTCCTTTACTTGCCCAGGATCCGCAGGTCGTCGATCAGCGAGCAGCGCCGCTCGCGCGTGAAGGTGAGTGGCGTCGTCACTCCTTCGCCCGTCGGCGTGGCGATCGAGAACGACAGGTACCCTTCGCCCCCTAGCCCCAGCGCCGCCATGCACGGGCCGTTCTTGACGAACAGCGTGGTGTCCATCGCCCGCCCCATCTTGGTCATGTTTCGCACGTTATTCGAGTGAATGAGCGCCGTGTGCCGAAACCCGTGCTCGTACTGTTTTGCCTTGGCAATCGCCTCGTCGACGTTGCGGCAACGCACGAACGGCAAGAACGGCATCATCTGTTCGACGGGCACAAACGGGTTGTGCTCGTCGGTTTCGCCGAACAGCACTTCGGTCGACTCGGCCACGCGCTTGCCGATTCCTCGCGCCAGCACCGCGGCGTCTTGGCCCAAAAAATCCTTGGAGGGGGCATCGTGCTTGTGCGCACCTTCGCCGACTTGCGTGATCGCCACCTTGGTCAGCGCGTCGACCTCGCGGGCGTTCAGCCGCGCGGCGCCCGCGCGATCCATGGCCGCCAGCATCCGGTCGAACACTTCATTGACCACAAACACCTCCTTCTCGGAGATGCACAGCAGGTTGTTGTCGTACGACGCCCCCTGGATGATGCAGCGCGCAGCGTGGTCCAGATCGGCGGTTTCGTCGACCACCACCGGTGGATTGCCGGGACCGGCCACGATCGCCCGCTTGCTGCTCTGCATGGCGGCCCGCGCCACTGCCGGACCGCCGGTGACGCAGATCAGATGAATGCCGCGATGCTTGAACAGCGCGTCGGCCGATTCGAGCGTCGGCTCGGCGATCACGCAGATCAGGTTGTCGATCCCCAGGTCGCGATAGATCGCCTGGTTGAAGCGGCGGACGCCTTCCACCGCCACGCGCTTGCCGCTGGGATGCGGATTCACCACCAGCGTGTTGCCGCCGGCGATCATGCTCACCGCGTTGCCGGTGATTGTCGGCAGCGAATGCGTCACCGGCGTGATGGCGCCAATCACGCCAAACGGCGCGTGCTCGATCACCGCCAGCCCATGATCGCCGCTGAACACATCGCTGCGCATGAACTCGACGCCGGGCGTTTTTTCGCCCAGCGTCTTGAGCTTTTCGATCTTGTGGACCAGTCGGCCGATCTTGGTCTCTTCCATCTCCATCGTGCCCAGCTCAACGCATTGCTCGATCGAGATGCGGCGCACGTGGTCGATGATTCGTTTGCGGTCTTCCAGCGACCGCTCGGAGAGTTGCTCGAAGGCGACATTCGCGGCGGCTACCGCCTCGTCGACGCTCTGAAAGATGCCAAACCGCCCGGCGTGACCGCGGCCACTCACCGGCGTAGCGGCGGTCCCCAATTGCGATAGGACCTGCTGCACCACGCTGCGTACCAGTTCTTCTGTCGCTTGCATGTGTTCCTCGTTCTCGTGTGCAGCGGTCGCCGCTAAAAAGCTTGCGCTGCTTCGACGTTCTTCACCTCACCCCCGCGTAGCAGGGGGAGTGGTCGCGGCCGCCCGGCCGCAGGTGAGAGGGTTCTTCCTCTCCTATCACCTGCTCCACTTTTCTCCTGCTCACATCCGTATCCCGCTGGCTCCGCCAGCGCTTCA is a genomic window containing:
- a CDS encoding HNH endonuclease is translated as MDPALRKLVRDRAKRCCEYCLLAQEDSLFVSFHVEHIVPRKHGGADEPDNLALACVHCNLHKGPNLAGIDPLSADLTRLFHPRKDSWIEHFSIDQDVIVGRTAIGRTTVAVLNMNGSHQVELRRLLHRG
- a CDS encoding EutN/CcmL family microcompartment protein, giving the protein MQMAQVVGAATATVKHKTMAGTKLLVVQPLMADGASADGNPLLAVDQLGAGRGDRVLITSDGALVQTLLGDTTPVRWSVLGLCDE
- a CDS encoding lactate/malate dehydrogenase family protein; translated protein: MKVSIIGGGGLVGSCTAFALQTGRVVREIALLDANAEMAAGQALDLLHGATLMADQTITSGGYEQVKDSDLICITAGLRRKPDESRLDLINRNVDLFMSILGQIESAGYRKDAVVLVVSNPVDVLTYLAAQRLRLPSSQVIGLGTQLDTIRFRSLIAERLVAPPTQVSALILGEHGDSMVPIWSSATIGGLPVEKHPRWAPKLVDELFQRTKGSGAEVIKKKGGAGFAVGLAIQEVIESIALDRRRVLPVSSVQEGCYGLRDVALSVPTVVGRAGVLETHEFELWPKEVQALKKSGQVLRQTIDTVLGRIGAAK
- a CDS encoding EutN/CcmL family microcompartment protein, coding for MQIAKVIGTVTLARQHPTMQGARLRLAIPQSLANLRGESPEQQEPLVVYDELGAGHGSLIALSEGREAAQPFDPAGKPIDAYNAAILDWVEVGAE
- a CDS encoding aldehyde dehydrogenase EutE, yielding MQATEELVRSVVQQVLSQLGTAATPVSGRGHAGRFGIFQSVDEAVAAANVAFEQLSERSLEDRKRIIDHVRRISIEQCVELGTMEMEETKIGRLVHKIEKLKTLGEKTPGVEFMRSDVFSGDHGLAVIEHAPFGVIGAITPVTHSLPTITGNAVSMIAGGNTLVVNPHPSGKRVAVEGVRRFNQAIYRDLGIDNLICVIAEPTLESADALFKHRGIHLICVTGGPAVARAAMQSSKRAIVAGPGNPPVVVDETADLDHAARCIIQGASYDNNLLCISEKEVFVVNEVFDRMLAAMDRAGAARLNAREVDALTKVAITQVGEGAHKHDAPSKDFLGQDAAVLARGIGKRVAESTEVLFGETDEHNPFVPVEQMMPFLPFVRCRNVDEAIAKAKQYEHGFRHTALIHSNNVRNMTKMGRAMDTTLFVKNGPCMAALGLGGEGYLSFSIATPTGEGVTTPLTFTRERRCSLIDDLRILGK